In Chrysoperla carnea chromosome 2, inChrCarn1.1, whole genome shotgun sequence, the following proteins share a genomic window:
- the LOC123293502 gene encoding uncharacterized protein PF11_0213-like isoform X2 → MLNLYSDEENFKTNHHYQPGEPKYELNCAPSKYLKATSARIISKIQDEINREPIIPSPPPRRQSLLRLPKTINGNIGTSRLIQELNSTASRMFQASLKNMHSVTNTRQDNEGRVRYVAAMPPKIVSKTVIEEYNPNKSSNNQYQTSPFGGFGGFDSPNKFSNNLVFPRESNQFVPKDKERNLSRKNTSKSIDERTFSNKVTRNENIMSNQYSKDDTKKSTPENAEDSKTVGTQYEQFYKNHLVNYENFQANFSKSSNIKINSIAGSDQNNDGTPQQSTVPEFESSVTALKKSTSEMVSKYNARFAKSENRKSTKALMKPQSQSLTNTALKFQSQPSTNNFIKPQSSTNFQYSGDGKSKFEEQKLPTQTNLRTNDKTQELLQNKVNVKNQELKQNITEYAMKETTSKAVKNISSEENKSPRKFLRRGNGPKPPISYAINVNKTAMVKEHLEKYSKRRLNMLGDKRRKEANSDGTKSTDIIQESTPAPIVNKKTDEYKMNITISESEKTATLVKPPQKTKSTSQSIQTQTMRPKVQKSASFVASNAKRDESIKLATSFNLPHTSRKTILESNQRKENMLNSELEFFSKETEKPLMGLSPRFIDLHDIEKNVNKPREEMSLNNKIKKTNESKRLVIDDFESGFGYDTSTSISTRKNPTSTQQFSVSSTSPYVTKLIDIPPSMHSPLIARKIHKVGTTSVKSLHHNRESCYAVNKIHNQSSTYKSHTRQIMTDAGRLRGGEDRINSTLERLLSKAQNLTKNLQNIRSQCQEYVEQLEKCNFESTCSCDSIQCTCNGLNFNQNANNNLKSATTRKHISRSTLRNSDYEFQNPCMEGPFSDILTRHFLPGNKGKMPAIVGYKTDGIPIYGPPGAAYNVMGWTRDGSPIFGRGGPGSKEPLLNIRGYFKTTPLYEPTDPEEKNKITQIGTYDNTPITGHRDLINGMVFVGKSDKGFGSKRPMGA, encoded by the exons aacaaaccaTCATTATCAACCTGGTGAACCAAAATATGAATTGAATTGCGCACCATCGAAATATTTGAAAGCAACATCAGCcagaattatttcaaaaattcaagatGAAATAAATAGAGAACCAATAATTCCATCTCCACCACCGAGACGGCAATCACTTTTGAGATTACCTAAAACTATTAATGGAAATATTGGTACATCAAGATTAATCCAAGAATTAAATAGTACTGCATCGCGAATGTTTCAAGCGtccttaaaaaatatgcattCCGTAACAAACACTCGTCAAGATAATGAAGGAAGAGTTCGTTATGTTGCTGCTATGCCACcaaaaattgtatcaaaaacTGTAATCGAAGAATATAATCCTAATAAATCCTCGAATAATCAATATCAAACGTCACCATTCGGAGGATTCGGAGGATTCGATAGCCCcaataaattctcaaataatCTAGTTTTTCCAAGAGAATCTAATCAGTTTGTTCCAAAAGATAAAGAAAGAAACCTTTCTAGAAAAAATACATCTAAATCAATTGACGAACGTACATTTAGTAACAAAGTAACacgtaatgaaaatattatgagTAATCAATATTCAAAAGACGATACTAAAAAATCAACCCCGGAAAATGCGGAAGATTCGAAAACAGTTGGAACGCAATACgagcaattttataaaaatcatttggtaaattatgaaaactttcaagcaaacttttcaaaatcctcaaatattaaaattaattcaattgctGGATCAGATCAAAATAATGATGGAACACCACAACAGAGTACGGTTCCTGAGTTTGAATCTAGTGTTACGGCTCTAAAAAAATCAACGTCAGAAATGGTTTCAAAATATAATGCAAGATTTGCAAAATCAGAAAATCGAAAATCGACAAAAGCCTTAATGAAACCTCAATCACAATCGTTGACCAATACTGCCCTGAAATTTCAATCACAACcttcaacaaataatttcataaaacctCAATCATCCACAAATTTTCAATACAGTGGTGATGGGAAAAGCAAATTTGAGGAACAGAAATTACCCACTCAAACAAATTTACGAACAAATGATAAAACTCAAGAACTATTGCAAAATAAAGTAAACGTAAAAAATcaagaattaaaacaaaatataacagAATATGCGATGAAAGAAACTACATCTAAAGcagttaaaaatataagtagTGAAGAAAATAAATCGCCCAGAAAGTTTTTGAGACGTGGAAATGGTCCTAAACCACCAATTTCATATGCAATAAACGTAAATAAAACAGCTATGGTTAAGgaacatttagaaaaatattctaaaagacGCTTAAATATGCTTGGTGACAAAAGAAGAAAAGAGGCAAACTCAGATGGTACAAAATCGACGGACATTATTCAAGAATCAACACCTGCACCcatcgtaaataaaaaaacagatgaatataaaatgaatattacaaTATCAGAAAGTGAAAAAACGGCAACTCTAGTAAAACCACCACAAAAAACTAAATCAACTAGTCAATCAATACAAACACAAACAATGAGACCAAAAGTCCAAAAATCAGCCTCGTTTGTAGCCAGCAATGCGAAACGCGATGAAAGTATTAAATTAGCTACATCATTTAATTTACCTCATACGTCAAGAAAAACCATTCTAGAGTCCAATCAAAGAAAGGAAAATATGTTGAACTCTGAACTTGAATTTTTCTCGAAAGAAACCGAAAAACCGTTGATGGGTTTATCGCCCCGGTTTATTGATTTGCACGATATTGAGAAAAACGTAAATAAACCACGAGAAGAAATgtcattgaataataaaataaaaaaaacaaacgaatcaAAAAGACTAGTCATTGATGATTTTGAAAGTGGTTTTGGTTATGACACTTCAACTTCAATTTCAACAAGGAAAAATCCGACTAGCACACAGCAATTTTCAGTCAGTAGTACGTCGCCATATGTGACGAAACTTATAGATATACCACCTTCAATGCATTCACCATTAATTGCACGTAAAATACATAAAGTTGGTACCACATCTGTAAAAAGCCTACACCACAATAGAGAATCATGTTATGCAGTGAATAAAATCCATAATCAAAGTTCAACATACAAATCCCACACGCGACAAATCATGACTGACGcagg ACGTTTAAGAGGTGGCGAAGATAGAATTAATAGTACTTTAGAACGACTTTTAAGTAAAGCacagaatttaacaaaaaaccTACAAAATATAAGAAGTCAGtgtcaagaatatgttgaacaGTTAGAAAAATGCAATTTCGAAAGTACCTGCTCATGTGATTCAATACAATGCACATGTAATggcttaaattttaatcaaaatgctAATAACAATTTGAAAAGTGCTACTACCAGAAAGCATATTTC GAGATCTACTCTAAGAAACAGTGATTACGAATTTCAAAATCCTTGTATGGAGGGTCCGTTCTCTGATATATTAACACGTCATTTTTTGCCTGGTAATAAAGGGAAAATGCCAGCCATTGTTGGTTATAAAACTGATGGAATCCCTATATACGGACCACCTGGTGCAGCATATAATGTAATGGGTTGGACTCGTGATGGATCACCAATATTTGGGCGCGGGGGCCCTGGTAGTAAAGAGCCGCTGTTAAATATACGTGGCTATTTCAAAACAACACCTTTATATGAACCAACAGACCCAGAAGAGAAAAATAAGATTACACAAATTGGTACTTATGATAATACTCCTATAACAGGTCATAGAGATTTGATAAATGGGATGGTTTTTGTTGGTAAATCTGATAAAGGTTTTG
- the LOC123293502 gene encoding uncharacterized protein PF11_0213-like isoform X1, with protein sequence MLNLYSDEENFKTNHHYQPGEPKYELNCAPSKYLKATSARIISKIQDEINREPIIPSPPPRRQSLLRLPKTINGNIGTSRLIQELNSTASRMFQASLKNMHSVTNTRQDNEGRVRYVAAMPPKIVSKTVIEEYNPNKSSNNQYQTSPFGGFGGFDSPNKFSNNLVFPRESNQFVPKDKERNLSRKNTSKSIDERTFSNKVTRNENIMSNQYSKDDTKKSTPENAEDSKTVGTQYEQFYKNHLVNYENFQANFSKSSNIKINSIAGSDQNNDGTPQQSTVPEFESSVTALKKSTSEMVSKYNARFAKSENRKSTKALMKPQSQSLTNTALKFQSQPSTNNFIKPQSSTNFQYSGDGKSKFEEQKLPTQTNLRTNDKTQELLQNKVNVKNQELKQNITEYAMKETTSKAVKNISSEENKSPRKFLRRGNGPKPPISYAINVNKTAMVKEHLEKYSKRRLNMLGDKRRKEANSDGTKSTDIIQESTPAPIVNKKTDEYKMNITISESEKTATLVKPPQKTKSTSQSIQTQTMRPKVQKSASFVASNAKRDESIKLATSFNLPHTSRKTILESNQRKENMLNSELEFFSKETEKPLMGLSPRFIDLHDIEKNVNKPREEMSLNNKIKKTNESKRLVIDDFESGFGYDTSTSISTRKNPTSTQQFSVSSTSPYVTKLIDIPPSMHSPLIARKIHKVGTTSVKSLHHNRESCYAVNKIHNQSSTYKSHTRQIMTDAGRLRGGEDRINSTLERLLSKAQNLTKNLQNIRSQCQEYVEQLEKCNFESTCSCDSIQCTCNGLNFNQNANNNLKSATTRKHISRSTLRNSDYEFQNPCMEGPFSDILTRHFLPGNKGKMPAIVGYKTDGIPIYGPPGAAYNVMGWTRDGSPIFGRGGPGSKEPLLNIRGYFKTTPLYEPTDPEEKNKITQIGTYDNTPITGHRDLINGMVFVGKSDKGFGKYKVLTKTQKHSNTQNSMVVTPTTSERESIDSEEMKRALNSFISNEPIRSLTPDRADRIAVQAIKSKTEKPKVYPLSYSIGNIRCNKYHKKCISTKYRSCSAIQVRKCNPKYLDPWRHSYAKNLKRYTFKPEVVKDRWAHKPGEIMKPVARTIKMHRRRLGLQNPERLLKTLEKKNK encoded by the exons aacaaaccaTCATTATCAACCTGGTGAACCAAAATATGAATTGAATTGCGCACCATCGAAATATTTGAAAGCAACATCAGCcagaattatttcaaaaattcaagatGAAATAAATAGAGAACCAATAATTCCATCTCCACCACCGAGACGGCAATCACTTTTGAGATTACCTAAAACTATTAATGGAAATATTGGTACATCAAGATTAATCCAAGAATTAAATAGTACTGCATCGCGAATGTTTCAAGCGtccttaaaaaatatgcattCCGTAACAAACACTCGTCAAGATAATGAAGGAAGAGTTCGTTATGTTGCTGCTATGCCACcaaaaattgtatcaaaaacTGTAATCGAAGAATATAATCCTAATAAATCCTCGAATAATCAATATCAAACGTCACCATTCGGAGGATTCGGAGGATTCGATAGCCCcaataaattctcaaataatCTAGTTTTTCCAAGAGAATCTAATCAGTTTGTTCCAAAAGATAAAGAAAGAAACCTTTCTAGAAAAAATACATCTAAATCAATTGACGAACGTACATTTAGTAACAAAGTAACacgtaatgaaaatattatgagTAATCAATATTCAAAAGACGATACTAAAAAATCAACCCCGGAAAATGCGGAAGATTCGAAAACAGTTGGAACGCAATACgagcaattttataaaaatcatttggtaaattatgaaaactttcaagcaaacttttcaaaatcctcaaatattaaaattaattcaattgctGGATCAGATCAAAATAATGATGGAACACCACAACAGAGTACGGTTCCTGAGTTTGAATCTAGTGTTACGGCTCTAAAAAAATCAACGTCAGAAATGGTTTCAAAATATAATGCAAGATTTGCAAAATCAGAAAATCGAAAATCGACAAAAGCCTTAATGAAACCTCAATCACAATCGTTGACCAATACTGCCCTGAAATTTCAATCACAACcttcaacaaataatttcataaaacctCAATCATCCACAAATTTTCAATACAGTGGTGATGGGAAAAGCAAATTTGAGGAACAGAAATTACCCACTCAAACAAATTTACGAACAAATGATAAAACTCAAGAACTATTGCAAAATAAAGTAAACGTAAAAAATcaagaattaaaacaaaatataacagAATATGCGATGAAAGAAACTACATCTAAAGcagttaaaaatataagtagTGAAGAAAATAAATCGCCCAGAAAGTTTTTGAGACGTGGAAATGGTCCTAAACCACCAATTTCATATGCAATAAACGTAAATAAAACAGCTATGGTTAAGgaacatttagaaaaatattctaaaagacGCTTAAATATGCTTGGTGACAAAAGAAGAAAAGAGGCAAACTCAGATGGTACAAAATCGACGGACATTATTCAAGAATCAACACCTGCACCcatcgtaaataaaaaaacagatgaatataaaatgaatattacaaTATCAGAAAGTGAAAAAACGGCAACTCTAGTAAAACCACCACAAAAAACTAAATCAACTAGTCAATCAATACAAACACAAACAATGAGACCAAAAGTCCAAAAATCAGCCTCGTTTGTAGCCAGCAATGCGAAACGCGATGAAAGTATTAAATTAGCTACATCATTTAATTTACCTCATACGTCAAGAAAAACCATTCTAGAGTCCAATCAAAGAAAGGAAAATATGTTGAACTCTGAACTTGAATTTTTCTCGAAAGAAACCGAAAAACCGTTGATGGGTTTATCGCCCCGGTTTATTGATTTGCACGATATTGAGAAAAACGTAAATAAACCACGAGAAGAAATgtcattgaataataaaataaaaaaaacaaacgaatcaAAAAGACTAGTCATTGATGATTTTGAAAGTGGTTTTGGTTATGACACTTCAACTTCAATTTCAACAAGGAAAAATCCGACTAGCACACAGCAATTTTCAGTCAGTAGTACGTCGCCATATGTGACGAAACTTATAGATATACCACCTTCAATGCATTCACCATTAATTGCACGTAAAATACATAAAGTTGGTACCACATCTGTAAAAAGCCTACACCACAATAGAGAATCATGTTATGCAGTGAATAAAATCCATAATCAAAGTTCAACATACAAATCCCACACGCGACAAATCATGACTGACGcagg ACGTTTAAGAGGTGGCGAAGATAGAATTAATAGTACTTTAGAACGACTTTTAAGTAAAGCacagaatttaacaaaaaaccTACAAAATATAAGAAGTCAGtgtcaagaatatgttgaacaGTTAGAAAAATGCAATTTCGAAAGTACCTGCTCATGTGATTCAATACAATGCACATGTAATggcttaaattttaatcaaaatgctAATAACAATTTGAAAAGTGCTACTACCAGAAAGCATATTTC GAGATCTACTCTAAGAAACAGTGATTACGAATTTCAAAATCCTTGTATGGAGGGTCCGTTCTCTGATATATTAACACGTCATTTTTTGCCTGGTAATAAAGGGAAAATGCCAGCCATTGTTGGTTATAAAACTGATGGAATCCCTATATACGGACCACCTGGTGCAGCATATAATGTAATGGGTTGGACTCGTGATGGATCACCAATATTTGGGCGCGGGGGCCCTGGTAGTAAAGAGCCGCTGTTAAATATACGTGGCTATTTCAAAACAACACCTTTATATGAACCAACAGACCCAGAAGAGAAAAATAAGATTACACAAATTGGTACTTATGATAATACTCCTATAACAGGTCATAGAGATTTGATAAATGGGATGGTTTTTGTTGGTAAATCTGATAAAGGTTTTGGTAAATATAAAGTTTTGACGAAGACTCAAAAACATTCAAATACTCAAAACAGTATGGTTGTAACACCGACGACGAGTGAAAGGGAAAGCATAGATTCAGAAGAAATGAAAAGAGCGTTAAACAGTTTTATTAGTAATGAGCCAATCAGGTCATTGACCCCTGATCGTGCTGATCGAATTGCTGTTCAAGCTATTAAATCGAAAACTGAAAAGCCTAAAGTGTATCCATTATCATATAGCATTGGTAATATTAGatgtaataaatatcataaaaaatgtatttcgacGAAGTATCGAAGTTGTTCAGCTATTCAAGTTAGAAAATGCAATCCAAAATACCTTGACCCATGGCGTCATTCTTATGCTAAAAACTTGAAACGATATACATTTAAAccagaa